The following coding sequences are from one Nicotiana tomentosiformis chromosome 3, ASM39032v3, whole genome shotgun sequence window:
- the LOC104114655 gene encoding uncharacterized protein, translating to MISVVESDVASLVTYISPIDPLERALMGDEEESEDEMIEEIEQVFNMSCKYVHGLERFEELDKPVTLTPPKPFIDEAPKLELKPLLVHLCYAYLGNSETLPVIISSNLTNVQEEKLLIVLREHKKAIGWTIADIKGISPSFCLHKIFLEDGHIPSIEKQRRLNSIIKEVLKKEIVIFPEDQEKTTFTCPYGTFSFKRMPFDPCNAPATFQRCMMAIFTDMVEQFVEVFMDDFSVFGSSYDDCLKNLGIVLLEKDVIFNFDEACLKAFEELKKKFMTGPIIVAPDWSLPCYWAVLGQRKDKIF from the exons ATGATTTCTGTGGTGGAAAGTGATGTGGCTTCATTGGTGACTTATATAAGCCCCATAGATCCTCTTGAACGGGCCTTGATGGGGGATGAAGAAGAAAGTGAAGATGAGATGATAGAAGAAATTGAGCAAGTATTTAACATGTCTTGCAAATATGTCCAtgggcttgagagatttgaggaGTTGGACAAACCTGTTACTCTGACCCCTCCTAAACCATTTATTGACGAAGCTCCAAAGCTAGAGCTCAAACCTCTTCTAGTGCACCTGTGCTATGCTTACTTGGGGAACTCTGAAACATTGCCAGTGATTATCTCATCCAACTTAACTAATGTGCAAGAAGAAAAGCTGCTCATAGTGCTTCGTGAGCATAAAaaagcaattgggtggacaattgcTGATATAAAAGGAATCAGTCCATCATTTTGTTTGCATAAAATCTTTCTAGAAGATGGACACATCCCTAGTATTGAGAAACAAAGAAGATTAAATTCGATTATAAAAGAGGTCTTGAAGAAGGAA ATTGTCATTTTCCCAGAGGATCAGGAGAAGACCacttttacatgtccttatggtactttttCTTTCAAGCGAATGCCATTTGATCCTTGTAATGCACCGGCCACTTTCCAGAGGTGTATGATGGCCATTTTTACTGATATGGTGGAGCAATTCgtagaagtcttcatggatgatttttcagtcTTTGGGTCTTCTTATGATGACTGTTTGAAGAATTTGGGCATTGT GTTGCTTGAAAAGGATGTAATCTTTAATTTTGATGAAGCCTGCCTGAAGGCATTTGAGGAGCTCAAAAAGAAGTTCATGACTGGCCCCATTATTGTGGCACCTGATTGGTCCTTACCATGCTATTGGGCAGTGCTTGGCCAGAGGAAGGACAAAATATTTTAA